Proteins encoded in a region of the Saccharothrix ecbatanensis genome:
- a CDS encoding very short patch repair endonuclease → MSKQRSRDTAIEVALRRELHRLGLRYRVHQRPVRAVRREADVVFGPAKVAVFVDGCFWHGCPEHGTWPKRNGEFWRTKIETNQARDANTDRVLGEAGWLAVRVWEHEDPTVAADRVRAVVLERRGRSG, encoded by the coding sequence ATGAGCAAGCAGCGCTCTCGTGACACGGCGATCGAGGTGGCGTTGCGGCGTGAGCTGCACCGGCTGGGATTGCGCTACCGGGTGCACCAGCGGCCGGTGCGCGCCGTGCGGCGTGAGGCGGACGTGGTGTTCGGGCCGGCGAAGGTCGCGGTGTTCGTGGATGGCTGTTTTTGGCATGGCTGTCCGGAGCACGGGACGTGGCCCAAGCGCAACGGCGAGTTCTGGCGCACCAAGATCGAGACGAACCAGGCGCGGGACGCGAATACCGATCGGGTGTTGGGTGAGGCCGGGTGGTTGGCGGTGCGGGTGTGGGAGCACGAGGATCCGACGGTTGCGGCTGATCGGGTTCGGGCGGTGGTGCTGGAGCGGCGCGGCCGGTCGGGTTGA
- a CDS encoding DNA cytosine methyltransferase has product MIDLFAGCGGMTSGFAAAGGYRQVMAVEWDLHAAATYAANFGEDHIRWSDIAAVPDDAIPEVDVIVGGPPCQGFSNLGSKDVDDPRNSLWREYLRFVRRARPAVFVIENVDRFLASTEFALLQAETEGYELSYGILLAADFGVPQRRRRTIVIGSRVGHIPLPTPTHARERWHTVGDVLRGLPEQPLTTALPGSVVEFFGRELPGPFKSSDLHIGRNPTPMSLERYRHIPPGGGRFDLPVELLPRCWREKKTGTTDVMGRMRWDQPSLTIRTEFYKPEKGRYLHPQWEPGEDGHRVDRPITHLEAARLQSFPDDFEWCGSKISVARQIGNAVPPGLARAIAEHLKVYLAGADADAGACGAVGAGVVVGAGGAAGAGGAAGAGGAAGCRLCG; this is encoded by the coding sequence ATGATCGACCTGTTCGCCGGCTGTGGCGGCATGACCTCCGGGTTCGCCGCGGCGGGCGGTTATCGGCAGGTGATGGCGGTCGAGTGGGATCTGCACGCGGCGGCGACGTATGCGGCGAATTTCGGTGAGGACCACATCCGCTGGTCGGACATCGCGGCCGTGCCGGACGACGCGATCCCCGAGGTGGACGTGATCGTGGGCGGCCCGCCGTGCCAGGGGTTCTCGAACCTCGGCTCGAAGGACGTCGACGACCCGCGCAACTCGCTGTGGCGTGAGTACCTGCGGTTCGTGCGGCGGGCCCGGCCGGCGGTGTTCGTGATCGAGAACGTCGACCGGTTCCTGGCATCGACCGAGTTCGCGTTGCTCCAGGCCGAGACCGAGGGCTACGAGCTGAGTTACGGCATCCTGCTGGCGGCCGATTTCGGTGTGCCGCAACGGAGGCGCCGGACGATCGTGATCGGCTCCCGGGTCGGGCACATTCCGCTGCCGACACCTACGCATGCACGGGAACGCTGGCACACCGTGGGGGATGTGCTGCGTGGTCTGCCTGAGCAGCCGTTGACGACGGCCTTGCCCGGGTCCGTGGTCGAGTTCTTCGGTCGGGAACTGCCGGGGCCGTTCAAGAGCTCGGACCTGCACATCGGGCGCAACCCCACGCCGATGTCGCTGGAGCGGTACCGGCACATCCCGCCCGGCGGTGGTCGGTTCGACCTGCCGGTGGAGTTGTTGCCCCGGTGTTGGCGGGAGAAGAAGACCGGCACGACGGACGTGATGGGCCGGATGCGCTGGGACCAGCCGTCGCTGACCATCCGGACCGAGTTCTACAAGCCGGAGAAGGGCCGTTACCTGCATCCGCAGTGGGAGCCGGGTGAGGACGGGCACCGGGTCGACCGGCCGATCACGCACCTGGAGGCGGCGCGGTTGCAGTCGTTCCCGGACGATTTCGAGTGGTGTGGGTCGAAGATCTCGGTGGCCAGGCAGATCGGGAACGCGGTGCCGCCTGGGCTGGCTCGGGCTATCGCCGAGCACCTGAAGGTGTACTTGGCGGGTGCTGATGCTGATGCTGGTGCCTGTGGTGCGGTGGGTGCTGGCGTTGTGGTGGGTGCTGGCGGTGCGGCGGGTGCCGGCGGTGCGGCGGGTGCCGGCGGTGCGGCGGGTTGTCGGCTCTGCGGTTGA
- a CDS encoding response regulator transcription factor, translating to MTQQPTRVLVVDDESYLADLVATALRYEGFATATAATSAEAVRQVAAFAPDLIVLDVMLPDGSGIDTCAKLRQAGHETPVVFLTARDATEDKIVGLTAGGDDYVTKPFSLQELVVRVRAVLRRTKPVGTSSRVAFADLEIDDDAYTVHRHGRAIELTPTEFKLLRYLAVNAGKVLTKKQLLDHVWNYDFGGSDAVVQTYISYLRRKVDVFDPPLIHTIPRVGYVMRRSES from the coding sequence GTGACACAACAGCCGACACGGGTCCTCGTGGTCGACGACGAGAGCTACCTGGCCGACCTGGTGGCGACCGCGCTGCGGTACGAGGGCTTCGCCACGGCGACGGCCGCGACCAGCGCCGAGGCGGTCCGGCAGGTGGCCGCGTTCGCGCCGGACCTCATCGTGCTGGACGTGATGCTCCCGGACGGTTCCGGTATCGACACCTGCGCCAAGCTGCGGCAGGCGGGGCACGAGACACCCGTCGTGTTCCTGACCGCGCGCGACGCGACCGAGGACAAGATCGTCGGCCTGACCGCCGGCGGTGACGACTACGTGACCAAGCCGTTCAGCCTCCAGGAGCTGGTGGTCCGGGTGCGCGCGGTGTTGCGGCGGACCAAGCCCGTGGGGACGTCTTCCAGGGTGGCCTTCGCCGACCTGGAGATCGACGACGACGCCTACACCGTGCACCGCCACGGCCGGGCGATCGAGCTGACGCCGACCGAGTTCAAGCTGCTGCGCTACCTGGCCGTCAACGCGGGCAAGGTGCTGACCAAGAAGCAGCTCCTCGACCACGTGTGGAACTACGACTTCGGGGGCAGCGACGCGGTCGTGCAGACGTACATCTCGTACCTGCGGCGGAAGGTGGACGTGTTCGACCCGCCGTTGATCCACACCATCCCGCGGGTCGGTTACGTCATGCGCCGAAGTGAGTCCTGA
- a CDS encoding DEAD/DEAH box helicase, giving the protein MLVLHALGVAGGRVALWAEDSLLPGRVVGRLPRVAIGHPFAVSGDALALLLGGGEVGALSVRLPSYASGPVESPELVRESPSSRRGALRWREWLVPVVWVDEMPVEALPDCRVGASGKFLVDVLDFGRELVRRGRVLPSVDGDGCARWRSALSGVDSLRYAALRASVPPSFRGDDGAGDLVLEVLDRVVDREVRGALAGFVVGGDGVVGRWLRALVGDPQVEGEVGALRSKLAAWRASGLQESPVRTCFRLSSPDQGGPSKDGWRVEFLLQAVDEPSVLVSAEQLWHKQDAVLRRWVGRPEDVLLGDLGRAGRLYPALDRALAARRPVELELDVEGAYDFLQHAAVLAEAGFGVMLPSWWRQPHRLGLRLNATSRGTAGEVAKESELGLKVLVDYRWELAVGDGRLTEDELLSLASAKVPLIRVRGQWVHVDPKRLAAGLAFLKRGGGQMTAAQVLLHSGLHPDDVDLPLPLNGVEATGWLGDLLSGEVEHHLEPVAQPPGLVAELRPYQQRGLAWLVFLDRLGLGACLADDMGLGKTVQLLALEAHSRRGGRRLPTLLVCPMSVVGNWQREAARFTPGLEVRVYHGADRALDVACDLVITTYAVVARDGGKLADVSWDRVVLDEAQNIKNSSTRQSRVVRSLPARHRVALTGTPVENRLAELWSIMDFVNPGVLGTINTFRARFAVPIERHHDEDAAVRLRRITGPFVLRRLKTDPQVITDLPDKIEVKQLCTLTAEQATLYQAVVDDMLARIAEAEGVKRKGLVLATMSRLKQVCNHPAQLLGDGSRIAGRSGKLARLEEILDEALADGDKALCFTQFTAFGSLVVPHLAARFDTEVLYLHGGTPKRARDEMVRRFQEKDGPSIFVLSLKAGGTGLNLTAANHVIHLDRWWNPAVEDQATDRAFRIGQRNHVQVRKFVCVGTLEERIDRMIEEKRGLAQLVVGAGEDWLTELSTGELRDLFALSGEAVGD; this is encoded by the coding sequence GTGTTGGTGCTGCACGCGCTGGGCGTGGCTGGTGGGCGGGTCGCTTTGTGGGCTGAGGACTCGTTGTTGCCTGGGCGGGTTGTCGGACGACTGCCTCGGGTGGCTATCGGGCATCCCTTCGCGGTTTCCGGGGACGCCTTGGCCTTGTTGCTCGGGGGCGGCGAGGTTGGTGCTCTGTCCGTTCGGTTGCCGTCCTATGCGAGTGGGCCGGTTGAGTCGCCTGAGTTGGTTCGGGAGTCGCCCTCGTCTCGGCGGGGGGCGCTTCGGTGGCGTGAGTGGTTGGTTCCTGTTGTTTGGGTGGACGAGATGCCTGTCGAAGCGTTGCCGGATTGTCGGGTTGGGGCTTCTGGGAAGTTCCTGGTTGACGTTCTTGACTTTGGGCGGGAGTTGGTTCGGCGGGGGCGGGTTCTTCCCTCTGTCGACGGGGATGGGTGTGCTCGGTGGCGTTCTGCTCTGTCCGGCGTGGACTCGTTGCGGTACGCGGCGCTTCGGGCGAGTGTGCCGCCGTCGTTCAGGGGTGATGACGGGGCCGGCGACCTGGTGCTTGAGGTGTTGGACCGGGTGGTTGATCGTGAAGTGCGGGGTGCGCTGGCCGGTTTTGTCGTGGGTGGCGACGGGGTTGTTGGTCGTTGGCTTCGTGCGTTGGTTGGTGATCCTCAGGTGGAAGGGGAGGTGGGGGCGCTTCGGTCGAAGTTGGCTGCTTGGCGGGCCAGTGGGTTGCAGGAGAGTCCTGTTCGGACTTGTTTTCGGTTGAGTTCACCTGATCAGGGTGGTCCGTCCAAGGACGGGTGGAGGGTCGAATTCCTGTTGCAGGCGGTGGACGAGCCGAGTGTTCTGGTTAGCGCAGAACAGTTGTGGCACAAGCAGGACGCTGTTCTGCGGCGGTGGGTTGGTCGGCCTGAGGACGTCCTCCTCGGCGATCTCGGTCGGGCGGGGCGGCTTTATCCGGCTTTGGATCGGGCGCTGGCGGCTCGTCGACCGGTGGAGTTGGAGCTTGATGTCGAGGGTGCTTACGACTTCCTCCAGCACGCCGCTGTTCTGGCGGAGGCCGGGTTTGGCGTGATGCTGCCCTCGTGGTGGCGCCAGCCTCACCGGCTCGGGTTGCGGCTGAACGCCACCAGTCGCGGCACGGCGGGTGAGGTGGCCAAGGAGAGCGAGCTCGGGCTGAAAGTCCTGGTGGACTACCGGTGGGAGCTCGCGGTCGGTGATGGGCGGTTGACTGAGGACGAGTTGCTGTCGCTTGCCTCGGCCAAGGTGCCGTTGATCCGGGTCCGTGGTCAGTGGGTGCACGTCGATCCGAAACGCCTGGCCGCCGGGCTCGCCTTCCTCAAGCGCGGTGGGGGGCAGATGACGGCGGCTCAGGTGTTGTTGCATTCCGGGCTGCATCCGGACGATGTGGACCTGCCGTTGCCGTTGAACGGGGTTGAGGCCACGGGGTGGCTCGGCGACCTGCTGTCCGGTGAGGTGGAGCACCACCTCGAGCCGGTCGCGCAGCCGCCTGGGTTGGTCGCCGAGTTGCGTCCTTACCAGCAGCGGGGGCTGGCTTGGCTGGTGTTCCTCGACCGGTTGGGGTTGGGGGCGTGCCTGGCTGACGACATGGGGCTGGGGAAGACCGTTCAGCTGTTGGCGTTGGAGGCTCATAGTCGGCGAGGTGGTCGGCGCTTGCCGACGTTGCTGGTGTGTCCGATGTCGGTCGTCGGCAACTGGCAGCGGGAGGCCGCACGGTTCACGCCAGGGCTGGAGGTTCGGGTCTATCACGGCGCTGACCGGGCGTTGGATGTCGCCTGCGACCTGGTGATCACCACGTACGCGGTGGTTGCGAGGGACGGTGGGAAGCTGGCCGACGTCTCGTGGGACCGCGTGGTGCTGGACGAGGCGCAGAACATCAAGAACAGCTCGACCCGGCAGTCACGGGTGGTGCGCTCCCTGCCCGCTCGGCACCGGGTCGCCTTGACCGGCACGCCGGTGGAGAACCGGCTGGCCGAGCTGTGGTCGATCATGGACTTCGTCAACCCCGGCGTGCTGGGCACGATCAACACGTTCCGCGCCCGCTTCGCCGTGCCGATCGAACGACACCACGACGAGGACGCGGCGGTCCGGTTGCGGCGGATCACCGGCCCGTTCGTGTTGCGCCGGCTCAAGACCGACCCGCAGGTCATCACCGATCTGCCGGACAAGATCGAGGTCAAGCAGCTCTGCACGTTGACCGCCGAGCAGGCCACGCTGTACCAGGCAGTGGTGGACGACATGCTGGCGCGGATCGCCGAGGCCGAAGGGGTCAAGCGCAAGGGGCTGGTGCTGGCCACGATGTCGCGGCTCAAGCAGGTCTGCAACCACCCGGCGCAGTTGCTCGGTGACGGCTCACGGATCGCCGGCCGGTCGGGCAAGCTCGCCCGGCTGGAGGAAATCCTGGACGAAGCCCTCGCGGACGGCGACAAGGCGTTGTGCTTCACCCAGTTCACCGCCTTCGGCTCGCTGGTCGTCCCGCACCTGGCCGCCCGGTTCGACACCGAGGTGCTCTACCTGCACGGCGGCACGCCCAAGAGGGCACGGGACGAGATGGTGCGGCGGTTCCAGGAGAAGGACGGCCCGTCGATCTTCGTCCTCTCGCTGAAGGCGGGCGGCACCGGGCTGAACCTGACCGCGGCGAACCACGTCATCCACCTCGACCGGTGGTGGAACCCGGCGGTGGAGGACCAGGCGACCGACCGGGCGTTCCGCATCGGCCAGCGCAACCACGTCCAGGTGCGCAAGTTCGTCTGCGTCGGCACGCTGGAGGAGCGGATCGACCGGATGATCGAGGAGAAGCGCGGGTTGGCGCAGCTCGTGGTGGGGGCGGGCGAGGATTGGCTGACGGAGTTGTCCACCGGTGAACTGCGCGACCTGTTCGCCCTGTCCGGGGAGGCCGTCGGTGACTGA
- a CDS encoding sensor histidine kinase, producing MSLRARLILIVSGLSALGVGLAVGATFGALQDWDKDVYGPRFSEISRQAEQLHAQEYDELTSRVAGVAIISSIGTVLAVIVASAFAVKRGLRPLDDIAATADKIGSGDLSRGDLSRRVPIEEERTEIGRLGGALNAMLGQVESAFRDKEASEARLRRFIADASHELRTPIATIRGYAELFHRGAAERPDDLAKVTSRIESEAKRMGTLVDELLLLARLDQGLAAYREPVDLTVLAADAVADAAARAPGRSLRVEQEGAVVVSGDTARLRQVLANLLSNVLQHTPPESSSTVRVHVEGEDAVVEVADTGPGLESDECARVFERFFRTDAARARDGGGAGLGLSIVESVVVAHGGRVGVTSDKGVGTTFRITLPLDRVI from the coding sequence ATGTCGTTGCGGGCCAGGTTGATCCTGATCGTGAGCGGCCTTTCGGCGCTGGGTGTCGGGCTGGCGGTCGGCGCCACGTTCGGCGCGTTGCAGGACTGGGACAAGGACGTGTACGGCCCCCGGTTCTCCGAGATCAGCAGGCAGGCCGAGCAGCTGCACGCCCAGGAGTACGACGAGTTGACCAGCCGGGTGGCGGGGGTCGCGATCATCTCCAGCATCGGGACCGTGCTGGCGGTGATCGTGGCGTCCGCGTTCGCGGTCAAGCGCGGCCTGCGTCCGCTGGACGACATCGCGGCGACCGCGGACAAGATCGGGTCCGGTGACCTCTCCAGGGGCGACCTCTCCAGGCGGGTGCCGATCGAGGAGGAGCGGACGGAGATCGGCAGGCTCGGCGGGGCGTTGAACGCGATGCTCGGGCAGGTCGAGTCGGCGTTCCGGGACAAGGAGGCGTCCGAGGCGCGGTTGCGGCGGTTCATCGCCGACGCGTCCCATGAGCTGCGCACGCCCATCGCGACGATCCGCGGTTACGCCGAGCTGTTCCACCGGGGCGCGGCGGAGCGTCCGGACGACTTGGCCAAGGTCACCAGCCGGATCGAGTCGGAGGCCAAGCGGATGGGCACGCTGGTGGACGAGCTGCTGCTGCTGGCGCGGCTCGACCAGGGGCTGGCGGCCTATCGGGAGCCGGTGGACCTGACCGTGCTGGCGGCCGACGCGGTCGCGGACGCGGCGGCCAGGGCGCCGGGGCGTTCACTTCGCGTCGAGCAGGAGGGCGCCGTGGTGGTGTCGGGTGACACTGCCCGGCTGCGTCAGGTGCTGGCGAACCTGCTGTCCAACGTGCTGCAACACACGCCGCCGGAATCGTCGTCCACTGTGCGGGTGCACGTTGAGGGGGAAGACGCGGTGGTTGAAGTGGCGGATACCGGACCTGGATTGGAATCCGATGAGTGCGCTCGGGTATTCGAGCGGTTCTTCCGGACCGACGCGGCGCGCGCGAGGGATGGCGGTGGGGCTGGGCTCGGGTTGTCGATCGTGGAGTCGGTGGTTGTCGCCCACGGCGGGCGGGTGGGTGTGACTTCCGACAAGGGCGTCGGCACGACGTTCCGAATCACTTTGCCGCTGGATCGCGTCATTTGA
- a CDS encoding MMPL family transporter yields MEKLSIFTLAHRRLVVVITVALALAGGGALALLLPNVSEQYEAPGLPAYDANSQIIETYGTGGRERPYVPVITLPEGVSVDTPGVAETLTRMFDAVERDTHARVASYVNTGDRRFVGEGGRVTYALVFGNPVEQGGIPGSALGEGAELDGLVDAAIRPHLPPGASLEVTGLDQLATGEDTGGLNVLVKLLITLGAAVLVLAWVFRSKLAFVPLLIAFVAIPVSYLGVLVMSLFADIHETTVTMAPLFGIGIAIDYALIMVTRWREQWAGGADPDTAVHQAMATAGKSIVFSSLVVAAGLLTMVVLPIPLLRSLGIGGMMVTAASALVSLTLLPIVLARTGRRLDRGNVARGADREANASRVWTSFARKVVRHRRIAAAGATVVLGTLAVVALGININVPVTSNLDHDGPGHDGLVALTSVGIPSGTLYAFDVHVPSGTSPDSVVSTIAALPGVHTVAAPTGEAWRRDGSAVVTVLPVDDGGTEAGRRTIEQVISAVPDGVGVGGYTAQQIDFADVTYGAFGWMLALLSVVSYIMLARAFRSLLLPLKAVLMNLLSLGAVIGSMVVLWQWGWGTEALLGIQPDGVVGTFLPVTIFAFLFGLSMDYEVFILARMREEYDRTGDTDEAVILGIGRTGRLVTAAAAILFFSFAAMATGGELDVAMFASGMALGIVLDATVIRSVLVPATVAMMGRWNWWLPNWAARVLRVEPSPLRSERVPVHA; encoded by the coding sequence ATGGAAAAGCTGTCGATCTTCACGCTGGCCCACCGGCGACTGGTGGTCGTGATCACGGTGGCACTCGCGCTGGCCGGTGGCGGCGCGCTCGCCTTGCTGTTGCCGAACGTCTCCGAGCAGTACGAAGCGCCCGGCCTGCCCGCCTACGACGCGAACAGCCAGATCATCGAGACGTACGGCACCGGTGGCCGGGAACGTCCGTACGTCCCCGTGATCACCCTGCCGGAGGGTGTTTCCGTCGACACCCCTGGCGTGGCCGAGACGTTGACGCGGATGTTCGACGCCGTGGAGCGGGACACGCACGCTCGCGTCGCGTCCTACGTGAACACCGGTGACCGGCGGTTCGTCGGCGAGGGGGGTCGCGTCACCTACGCGCTGGTGTTCGGGAACCCGGTGGAGCAGGGCGGCATCCCTGGCAGCGCGCTCGGTGAGGGCGCCGAACTGGACGGGCTCGTCGACGCGGCCATCCGCCCGCACCTGCCGCCGGGGGCGTCCCTGGAGGTCACCGGTCTGGATCAGCTCGCCACCGGCGAGGACACCGGCGGGCTGAACGTGCTGGTCAAGCTCCTGATCACGCTCGGGGCGGCGGTCCTGGTGCTGGCCTGGGTGTTCCGGTCGAAGCTGGCGTTCGTGCCACTGCTGATCGCGTTCGTCGCGATCCCGGTCTCCTACCTCGGCGTGCTGGTGATGAGCCTGTTCGCCGACATCCACGAGACCACCGTGACGATGGCTCCGCTGTTCGGGATCGGTATCGCCATCGACTACGCGCTGATCATGGTGACCCGCTGGCGGGAGCAGTGGGCCGGGGGAGCGGATCCCGACACGGCGGTGCACCAGGCCATGGCCACGGCGGGGAAGTCGATCGTGTTCTCCAGCCTGGTGGTGGCGGCCGGGCTGCTGACCATGGTCGTGCTGCCCATCCCGTTGCTGCGCAGTCTCGGCATCGGCGGGATGATGGTCACGGCGGCCAGCGCCCTCGTGTCGCTCACGTTGTTGCCGATCGTGCTGGCCCGCACCGGCAGGCGTCTCGACCGTGGGAACGTGGCCCGTGGCGCGGATCGGGAAGCCAACGCAAGTCGCGTGTGGACCTCGTTCGCGCGGAAGGTCGTGCGACACCGGAGGATCGCGGCAGCGGGCGCGACCGTGGTGCTGGGGACGCTGGCGGTGGTCGCGCTGGGGATCAACATCAACGTCCCGGTCACCTCGAACCTGGACCACGACGGTCCGGGGCACGACGGGCTCGTCGCGCTGACGTCGGTCGGCATCCCGTCCGGGACGCTCTACGCGTTCGACGTGCACGTGCCGTCCGGCACCAGCCCCGACTCGGTCGTCTCCACCATCGCCGCGCTGCCCGGCGTCCACACCGTCGCGGCGCCCACCGGAGAGGCGTGGCGACGGGACGGTTCGGCGGTCGTCACCGTGCTGCCGGTCGACGACGGCGGAACCGAGGCGGGCCGGCGGACCATCGAGCAGGTGATCTCCGCGGTGCCGGACGGTGTCGGTGTCGGTGGGTACACGGCCCAGCAGATCGACTTCGCCGACGTCACCTACGGCGCGTTCGGCTGGATGCTGGCCCTCCTGTCGGTCGTCTCCTACATCATGCTGGCCAGGGCGTTCCGCTCGTTGCTGCTGCCGCTCAAGGCGGTGCTGATGAACCTGCTGTCGCTGGGCGCGGTGATCGGTTCGATGGTCGTGCTGTGGCAGTGGGGCTGGGGCACCGAGGCGCTGCTGGGCATCCAGCCCGACGGCGTGGTCGGCACGTTCCTGCCGGTGACGATCTTCGCGTTCCTCTTCGGGCTGTCCATGGACTACGAGGTGTTCATCCTCGCCCGGATGCGTGAGGAGTACGACCGCACCGGCGACACGGACGAAGCCGTCATCCTGGGTATCGGGCGGACGGGCCGACTGGTCACGGCCGCGGCGGCCATCCTGTTCTTCTCCTTCGCCGCGATGGCGACCGGCGGGGAACTGGACGTGGCGATGTTCGCGTCCGGAATGGCGTTGGGAATCGTCCTGGACGCGACGGTGATCCGGTCGGTCCTGGTGCCGGCGACCGTGGCGATGATGGGCAGGTGGAACTGGTGGTTGCCCAACTGGGCCGCGCGGGTGCTCCGGGTGGAGCCCTCACCACTGCGGAGCGAGCGAGTTCCCGTGCACGCATAG
- a CDS encoding SWIM zinc finger family protein: MTDRYPPSRPMRVEGGLTLRSKRGDIAQTWWSRRFLEVLESFGMAARLSRGRTYARSGQVMTMSLSSSLVVALVTGTRPEPYRARIGVRKFSDEDWRRIEHALADRAIFAAKLLAGEMPPEIEDVFADLGLTLFPSTMRELHMDCTCPDWEVPCKHLAATCYLLAESFDTDPFEILAWRGRSREDLLDRLRDLRAPIPAEVPKAATEEPDFDRFWVRPKVAEVVPDVAEPVRRRPDALLDQLEPLVVDGRPVTDALRPLYRVIAK; this comes from the coding sequence GTGACTGACCGGTACCCGCCGTCGCGGCCGATGCGGGTCGAAGGCGGCCTGACGCTGCGCAGCAAGCGGGGCGACATCGCGCAGACGTGGTGGTCACGGCGGTTCCTGGAGGTGCTGGAGTCGTTCGGCATGGCCGCACGCCTGAGCCGGGGCCGCACGTACGCGAGGTCCGGGCAGGTGATGACGATGTCCTTGTCCTCCAGCCTGGTCGTGGCGCTGGTGACGGGCACACGTCCGGAGCCGTACCGGGCGCGGATCGGGGTGCGGAAGTTCAGCGACGAGGACTGGCGGCGCATCGAGCACGCGCTGGCGGACCGGGCGATCTTCGCGGCCAAGCTGCTCGCCGGCGAGATGCCACCGGAGATCGAGGACGTGTTCGCCGACCTCGGCCTCACCCTGTTCCCCAGCACGATGCGCGAGCTGCACATGGACTGCACGTGCCCGGACTGGGAAGTGCCGTGCAAGCACCTGGCCGCCACCTGCTACCTGCTCGCCGAGTCGTTCGACACCGACCCGTTCGAGATCCTGGCCTGGCGCGGCCGGTCCCGGGAGGACCTGCTGGACCGGCTGCGCGACCTGCGCGCGCCCATCCCCGCCGAGGTGCCCAAAGCGGCCACCGAGGAGCCGGACTTCGACCGGTTCTGGGTGCGACCGAAGGTCGCCGAGGTCGTGCCGGACGTCGCCGAGCCGGTGCGCCGACGCCCGGACGCCCTGCTGGACCAGCTCGAACCGCTGGTCGTGGACGGACGCCCGGTGACCGACGCGCTGCGCCCGCTGTACCGGG
- a CDS encoding DUF2786 domain-containing protein — protein sequence MSSLREVLWRVAANRRASLPRTSSLPPAEVDDAVQWVLRRAFEHLWEHGWLPYDVYEVVRRNEDERALSVLVDALAVEASRYSALHPRWQEQLAEIEATVWWDAAEPYVDQWARRHIELRDDAVAAAVAVLRVLIMLPSLPVILPKPGTPLAAMDHHHVDPRILNRVRGLLAKAESTAFPEEAEALSAKAQELVTRHALERMPLEAATTTSRRLWLDKRYFDGKAQVVHVVAQANRCRAVVYDLGFVALVGEELDLEIVELLSASLLVQATRAMVAAGEKARKGEEARSASFRKSFLLSYAHRIGERLRTVNEVPVDDDRLLPVLAERKKAVEEYFGAMFTRTVAKSTPVRSAAGWDAGRSAADRANLSIS from the coding sequence GTGAGCTCCCTACGCGAGGTGTTGTGGCGGGTCGCGGCGAATCGCCGGGCCTCGCTGCCGCGCACCTCCTCCCTCCCACCGGCCGAAGTGGACGACGCGGTTCAGTGGGTGCTTCGGCGTGCCTTCGAGCACCTGTGGGAGCACGGCTGGCTGCCTTATGACGTGTACGAGGTGGTGCGGCGCAACGAGGACGAGCGCGCGCTGTCGGTCTTGGTCGACGCGTTGGCGGTGGAGGCTTCGCGGTACTCGGCGTTGCATCCGCGCTGGCAGGAGCAGTTGGCGGAGATCGAGGCGACGGTCTGGTGGGACGCCGCGGAGCCTTACGTCGACCAGTGGGCTCGCCGGCACATCGAGTTGCGTGACGACGCCGTGGCCGCGGCGGTGGCCGTGCTGCGGGTCTTGATCATGTTGCCGAGCCTTCCGGTGATCCTGCCGAAGCCGGGCACGCCGTTGGCCGCGATGGACCACCACCACGTGGACCCGCGGATCCTCAACCGGGTGCGCGGACTGCTGGCGAAGGCCGAGTCGACGGCGTTCCCGGAGGAGGCCGAGGCGCTGTCGGCCAAGGCGCAGGAGCTGGTGACGCGGCACGCGCTGGAGCGGATGCCGCTTGAGGCGGCGACGACGACGTCCCGGCGGTTGTGGCTGGACAAGCGGTACTTCGACGGCAAGGCGCAGGTCGTGCACGTGGTCGCGCAGGCGAACCGGTGCCGGGCGGTGGTGTACGACCTGGGGTTCGTGGCGTTGGTCGGCGAGGAGCTGGACCTGGAGATCGTCGAGCTGTTGTCGGCGTCGTTGCTGGTCCAGGCGACGCGCGCGATGGTCGCGGCGGGTGAGAAGGCCCGCAAGGGTGAGGAGGCGCGGTCGGCGTCGTTCCGGAAGTCGTTCCTGCTGTCGTACGCGCACCGGATCGGGGAGCGGCTGCGGACGGTGAACGAGGTGCCGGTGGATGACGACCGGCTGCTGCCTGTGCTGGCGGAGCGCAAGAAGGCGGTGGAGGAGTACTTCGGGGCGATGTTCACGCGGACTGTCGCGAAGAGCACGCCGGTGCGTAGTGCGGCTGGGTGGGACGCGGGGCGTTCGGCGGCGGACCGGGCCAACTTGTCGATCAGCTGA